From the genome of Naumannella halotolerans, one region includes:
- a CDS encoding alpha-1,4-glucan--maltose-1-phosphate maltosyltransferase, producing the protein MGKNPGHTDPSVTTPAAASSDSVAVDAAAAVSPTDLRAPEPDHPEPVLAHPTQEAHGTPFGRIPITAVEPVIEGGAYPAKATVGESFDITATIFREGHDAVNATVLLTAPDGSERQVPMAKHGPEGLNGWLATVTLDSPGPWTYRIEAWDDPWGTWHHAAVVKFGAGIDTELVCAEGRQLFEWAAEQARTARDQASLKFLSEASNALTPNRLPQALAELADDPYLAEVMARYGPRRLVTPTPEIPIWCDRRRALFGSWYEFFPRSQGAVQNPDGSWTSGTLRSSRDRLDEVAAMGFDVVYLPPIHPIGQAYRKGPNNTLTPGPYDPGSPWAIGAATGGHDAIHPDLGDFDDFDAFVDHARDLGMEVALDLALQASPDHPWVSEHPEWFTTRIDGTIAYAENPPKKYQDIYPINFDNDPDGIYAEVLRIVNLWIDHGVTLFRVDNPHTKPLNFWAWLLAEVRKEHPEVIFLAEAFTRPAMMHALGKIGFHQSYTYFTWRNEKWELEEYLTELTTETDSFFRPNFFVNTPDILPGYLVDGGPAAFTIRAVLASMLSPTWGVYSGFELFENLPVRPGSEEYLDSEKYQYRPRDYDAEPNLNILLTRLNEIRDEHPALQQLRNLTFHHAPNSQVIVFSKQVPTADGSADRVLCAVSLNPQETVESEVYLDFAAMGLQRGETITVTDQLTHQSWTWGESNYVRLYPAQPAHIFTVRRDGTH; encoded by the coding sequence ATGGGCAAGAATCCCGGCCACACCGACCCGAGCGTGACCACTCCGGCTGCTGCCTCCTCGGACAGCGTCGCCGTCGATGCTGCCGCAGCGGTCTCCCCGACGGACCTGCGAGCACCCGAACCCGACCACCCGGAGCCGGTGCTGGCACATCCCACCCAGGAGGCCCACGGGACGCCGTTCGGCCGGATCCCGATCACCGCCGTCGAACCGGTGATCGAGGGCGGTGCCTATCCGGCGAAGGCAACGGTGGGCGAATCCTTCGACATCACCGCCACCATCTTCCGAGAAGGCCATGATGCGGTGAATGCCACCGTGCTGCTCACCGCACCGGACGGCAGCGAGCGGCAGGTCCCGATGGCCAAACACGGGCCCGAGGGTCTGAACGGGTGGCTGGCGACGGTGACCTTGGACTCCCCCGGCCCGTGGACCTACCGGATCGAGGCCTGGGACGATCCGTGGGGCACCTGGCATCACGCCGCAGTGGTCAAGTTCGGTGCCGGGATCGACACCGAACTGGTCTGCGCCGAGGGCCGCCAGCTCTTCGAATGGGCAGCCGAGCAGGCCCGTACGGCACGGGATCAGGCCTCACTGAAGTTCCTCTCCGAGGCCTCGAACGCACTCACCCCGAACCGCCTCCCCCAGGCCCTGGCCGAGCTGGCCGACGACCCGTACCTGGCCGAGGTGATGGCCCGGTACGGCCCACGCCGGCTGGTCACCCCCACCCCGGAGATCCCGATCTGGTGCGATCGCCGGCGGGCCCTGTTCGGCTCCTGGTACGAGTTCTTCCCCCGCTCCCAGGGCGCGGTGCAGAACCCGGACGGCAGTTGGACCTCGGGCACTCTCCGCAGCTCCCGCGATCGCCTGGACGAGGTGGCCGCGATGGGCTTCGACGTGGTCTACCTGCCGCCGATCCACCCGATCGGTCAGGCGTACCGGAAGGGCCCGAACAACACCCTCACCCCCGGACCGTACGATCCCGGATCGCCGTGGGCGATCGGTGCCGCCACCGGCGGTCACGACGCGATCCATCCGGATCTGGGTGATTTCGACGACTTCGACGCCTTCGTCGACCACGCCCGGGACCTCGGGATGGAGGTCGCCCTGGACCTTGCCCTGCAGGCCTCACCGGACCATCCCTGGGTGAGCGAGCATCCGGAGTGGTTCACCACCCGGATCGACGGCACGATCGCCTATGCGGAGAACCCGCCGAAGAAGTACCAGGACATCTATCCGATCAACTTCGACAACGATCCCGACGGGATCTATGCCGAGGTGCTGCGGATCGTCAATCTGTGGATCGACCACGGGGTCACCCTGTTCCGAGTCGACAATCCGCACACCAAACCGCTCAACTTCTGGGCCTGGCTGCTCGCCGAGGTACGCAAGGAGCATCCCGAGGTGATCTTCCTGGCCGAGGCCTTCACCCGCCCGGCGATGATGCATGCGCTGGGGAAGATCGGTTTCCACCAGTCCTACACCTACTTCACCTGGCGCAACGAGAAGTGGGAGCTGGAGGAGTACCTGACCGAGCTGACGACCGAGACCGACAGCTTCTTCCGGCCGAACTTCTTCGTCAACACCCCCGACATCCTGCCCGGTTACCTGGTCGACGGCGGACCGGCGGCCTTCACCATCCGGGCCGTGCTGGCATCGATGCTGTCACCGACCTGGGGCGTCTACTCCGGGTTCGAACTGTTCGAGAACCTGCCGGTGCGTCCGGGCAGCGAGGAGTACCTGGACTCCGAGAAGTACCAGTACCGACCACGGGACTACGACGCCGAGCCGAATCTGAACATCCTGCTCACCCGGTTGAACGAGATCCGTGACGAGCACCCGGCGCTGCAGCAGTTGCGGAACCTGACCTTCCACCACGCGCCGAATTCGCAGGTGATCGTCTTCTCCAAACAGGTGCCGACCGCCGACGGTTCGGCCGACCGGGTCCTCTGCGCAGTCTCGCTGAATCCGCAGGAGACCGTGGAGTCGGAGGTCTACCTCGACTTCGCCGCGATGGGACTGCAGCGCGGGGAGACGATCACCGTCACCGATCAGCTGACGCACCAGAGCTGGACCTGGGGTGAATCGAACTACGTCCGCCTCTATCCGGCCCAACCCGCGCACATCTTCACCGTGCGGCGCGACGGCACCCACTGA
- the glgB gene encoding 1,4-alpha-glucan branching protein GlgB — MSDDPTTDALRYGGLAGWDLEGFHTGADTEIWKRLGSHLVTVDGPEGPVSGTRFAVWAPQAKAVSVHGDFNDWSGQPMELLPGTGVWVGFVPGVGAGALYKYSVQTQWGEWLEKADPMARYAEIPPASASIVWESDYTWSDQEWLERRAEADLHAEPMSIYELHLGSWRKGKSYREVTEELVEYVTWQGYTHVELLPLSQHPYEPSWGYQVTGYFAAQSTFGNPDDLRHLIDRLHQAGIGVIMDWVPGHFPKDSWGLGRFDGSALYEHADPRQGEHRDWGTYIFNYGRNEVKSFLVSNALYWLTEFHVDGLRVDAVASMLYLDYSREEGQWVPNIYGGRENLEAIDFLRYVNSHLQKRVAGIAMIAEESTSFPGVTLPVEEGGLGFTFKWNMGWMNDTLSYIEDDPIYRQYHHNNLTFGLVYAWSEHFILPISHDEVVHGKGSMINKVPGDDWQKFATLRAYYAFMWSHPGKQLLFMGSEFGQRPEFNEAVSLEWWVSDLWGHHGLQLLLRDLNRVYRSHPALYTADSDPAGFAWIDAGDASGNTISFLRRGTGGEQLAAVINFSPVPREAMTIGLPSTGSWHEVLNTDSEIYDGTGKYGNLGQVEALAEPWNDFPARASVVVPPMGAVWFSQDPVEQNPGHESDR, encoded by the coding sequence ATGTCCGACGACCCGACAACCGATGCACTGCGCTACGGCGGTCTCGCCGGCTGGGACCTGGAAGGTTTCCACACCGGCGCCGACACCGAGATCTGGAAGCGGCTCGGGTCCCACCTGGTCACCGTCGACGGTCCCGAGGGTCCGGTCAGCGGCACCCGCTTCGCGGTCTGGGCACCGCAGGCCAAGGCGGTCTCGGTCCACGGCGACTTCAACGACTGGTCCGGCCAGCCGATGGAACTGCTGCCCGGCACCGGCGTCTGGGTCGGTTTCGTCCCCGGCGTCGGTGCCGGTGCGCTCTACAAGTACTCGGTGCAGACCCAGTGGGGCGAATGGCTGGAGAAGGCCGATCCCATGGCCCGTTATGCCGAGATCCCGCCGGCGAGCGCCTCCATCGTCTGGGAATCCGACTACACCTGGTCGGACCAGGAATGGCTGGAGCGCCGGGCCGAGGCAGATCTGCACGCCGAACCGATGAGCATCTACGAGTTGCATCTCGGCTCCTGGCGCAAGGGCAAGAGCTACCGCGAGGTCACCGAGGAACTCGTCGAGTACGTCACCTGGCAGGGGTACACCCATGTCGAGCTGCTGCCGCTCAGCCAGCATCCCTACGAGCCGTCCTGGGGCTATCAGGTCACCGGGTACTTCGCGGCACAGTCGACCTTCGGCAACCCCGATGATCTTCGCCACCTGATCGACCGGCTGCACCAGGCCGGTATCGGAGTGATCATGGACTGGGTTCCCGGTCACTTCCCGAAGGATTCCTGGGGTCTGGGACGTTTCGACGGCTCCGCCCTCTACGAGCACGCCGATCCCCGCCAGGGTGAGCACCGCGACTGGGGCACCTACATCTTCAACTACGGCCGCAACGAGGTGAAGAGCTTCCTGGTCTCCAATGCGCTGTACTGGTTGACCGAGTTCCACGTCGACGGGCTGCGGGTCGATGCCGTCGCCTCGATGCTCTACCTGGACTACTCCCGCGAGGAGGGCCAGTGGGTGCCGAACATCTACGGCGGCCGGGAGAACCTGGAGGCGATCGACTTCCTGCGCTACGTCAACTCCCACCTGCAGAAGCGGGTTGCCGGGATCGCCATGATCGCCGAGGAATCCACCTCCTTCCCCGGAGTCACCCTGCCGGTGGAGGAAGGCGGCCTGGGCTTCACCTTCAAGTGGAACATGGGCTGGATGAACGACACCCTGTCCTACATCGAGGACGACCCGATCTATCGGCAGTACCACCACAACAACCTCACCTTCGGTCTGGTCTACGCCTGGAGTGAGCACTTCATCCTGCCGATCAGCCATGACGAGGTGGTGCACGGCAAGGGATCGATGATCAACAAGGTCCCGGGCGACGACTGGCAGAAGTTCGCCACCCTGCGCGCCTACTACGCCTTCATGTGGAGCCACCCGGGCAAGCAGTTGCTGTTCATGGGATCCGAGTTCGGCCAACGGCCGGAGTTCAACGAAGCGGTCAGCCTCGAGTGGTGGGTCAGCGACCTGTGGGGTCACCACGGACTGCAGTTGTTGTTGCGTGACCTGAACCGGGTCTACCGTTCACACCCGGCGCTGTACACCGCCGACAGCGACCCGGCCGGATTCGCCTGGATCGACGCCGGTGACGCATCGGGCAACACCATCTCCTTCCTCCGCCGCGGGACCGGCGGGGAGCAACTCGCGGCAGTGATCAACTTCTCGCCCGTACCACGGGAGGCGATGACCATCGGCCTGCCGTCGACCGGTAGCTGGCACGAGGTGCTGAACACCGATTCCGAGATCTACGACGGAACCGGGAAGTACGGCAACCTCGGCCAGGTGGAGGCGCTCGCCGAACCGTGGAACGACTTCCCGGCACGGGCGAGCGTGGTCGTCCCGCCGATGGGAGCGGTCTGGTTCAGCCAGGACCCGGTCGAGCAGAACCCGGGACACGAGTCGGATCGGTGA
- a CDS encoding NUDIX domain-containing protein produces the protein MNIDCTIGADRIARLVWDRSPEPDELRETAERALAEVERVEVEVAAPDRVVRRALHLAGFRLEGTRRRAGRGADGSTVDVDLYGRLREDDTGGQSGFSAVMNSVLPRTRSIAHVLFHRDREGGREYLFCQTLFKPDWELPGGVVERFESPHTAATREVLEELGLEVELGDVLAVDWLPPYLGWDDAVELIFDGGVLSEEQLDSMVLQPSEIESVHWRRAADALDQLRPGAARRLQHIESEPNRTWYLEDGNPVG, from the coding sequence GTGAACATCGACTGCACGATCGGTGCCGACCGGATCGCCCGGTTGGTCTGGGACCGGTCCCCCGAACCCGATGAACTGCGGGAGACCGCCGAACGGGCACTGGCCGAGGTCGAACGGGTGGAGGTCGAGGTCGCCGCTCCCGACCGGGTGGTACGCCGAGCGCTGCATCTGGCGGGGTTCCGGCTCGAGGGCACCCGCCGGCGCGCCGGCCGCGGGGCGGACGGGTCGACGGTCGACGTCGATCTGTACGGCCGCCTGCGGGAGGACGACACCGGTGGTCAGTCCGGTTTCTCGGCGGTGATGAACTCGGTCCTGCCGCGTACCCGGTCGATCGCCCATGTGCTGTTCCACCGCGACCGTGAGGGCGGCCGGGAGTACCTGTTCTGCCAGACCCTGTTCAAACCCGACTGGGAACTCCCCGGCGGTGTGGTGGAGCGCTTCGAATCCCCCCACACCGCGGCCACCAGGGAGGTGCTGGAGGAACTCGGGCTGGAGGTCGAGCTCGGGGACGTCCTCGCCGTGGACTGGCTTCCGCCCTACCTGGGTTGGGACGATGCCGTGGAGTTGATCTTCGACGGTGGGGTGCTCAGCGAGGAGCAGCTGGACTCGATGGTGCTGCAGCCCTCGGAGATCGAATCGGTGCACTGGCGCCGGGCGGCCGATGCCCTGGACCAGTTGCGCCCGGGGGCCGCCCGGCGGTTGCAACACATCGAATCGGAACCGAATCGGACCTGGTACCTCGAGGACGGCAACCCGGTGGGCTGA
- a CDS encoding GNAT family N-acetyltransferase — MEDLRPVRDTDSAALIELIGGIWSEYPGIILDVDAEEPWMRSPATAWAEHAGDLWVLERDGVLVASVGWRPAAGAAELKSLYVAAQARGSGLGAALVRAAETAAADAGCRELILWTDTRFTDAHRLYERLGFSRRSDVRELNDLSQTKEYLYVKPLQAPIAEKRPVTRTHHGETFVDDYEWLRDRDDPQVLAHLHAENDYAAAVTAGQAKLRQSIFDEIKARTQETDLSVPRRRGDWWYYGRMVEGEQYGLHCRVPAGGQDWTPPVIDPNDPPAQEQILLDENAEADGHAFYSLGAATVSDDGNLLAYAVDHAGNEKFTLKVRDLRTGDELADEIPNTFYGPVWAPDASAIFYLVVDDSWRPYQVRRHLLGTAAEADQVIWTEDDTTMWTGIDRSADHRTLIIGIGNSEVSENQLLDLTDPAAEPQVVLGRDAGVLYSVEPVDIDSQRWLIITHDSDGARNSMVSILAAEEISLPRAEQVWRTVVPHDDRVRITSAVPAAGQLFVGLRRDTVPTIGYVPLTEITAGEVTLQTPEFEAELHSVELIAADLQAPLVRLVYETYLTPARVYDFVPDSAELLLRKENPVRGGYDPQAYRAEREWASAADGTQIPLTVIRRADLSPDNGPHPSIVYGYGSYEISMDPGFSISRLSLLDRGVVYVIAHVRGGGELGRGWYVEGKKLAKINSFTDFVDSTRYLIDAGWADRSRIGAMGGSAGGLLMGAVANLAPELYAVIVAQVPFVDALTSILDPDLPLSALEWEEWGNPITDPAVYAAMKAYTPYENIRAVDYPRIAAVTSLDDTRVLFVEPAKWVQRLREVSTGTEPIVFKIEMDGGHGGGSGRYKGWEEVAWDYAFLLDGIGITE; from the coding sequence GTGGAGGATCTGCGCCCGGTTCGCGACACCGATTCCGCGGCACTGATCGAGCTGATCGGTGGCATCTGGTCCGAGTATCCCGGGATCATCCTCGACGTCGACGCCGAGGAACCCTGGATGCGCTCCCCGGCCACGGCCTGGGCCGAGCATGCCGGTGACCTCTGGGTGCTCGAGCGTGACGGTGTGCTGGTCGCCAGCGTCGGCTGGCGGCCCGCAGCTGGTGCCGCCGAACTGAAATCGCTCTACGTTGCCGCGCAGGCTCGCGGTTCGGGGCTCGGCGCGGCGCTGGTCCGGGCGGCCGAAACGGCTGCCGCCGATGCCGGCTGCCGCGAGTTGATCTTGTGGACCGACACCCGGTTCACCGATGCCCACCGACTCTACGAGCGCCTGGGATTCAGCAGACGCAGTGACGTGAGAGAGCTCAACGACCTCTCCCAGACCAAGGAGTATCTGTACGTGAAGCCCCTGCAGGCACCGATCGCCGAGAAGCGGCCGGTCACCCGTACCCATCATGGCGAGACCTTCGTCGACGACTACGAATGGCTGCGGGACCGCGACGACCCGCAGGTGCTGGCGCATCTGCACGCCGAGAACGATTACGCCGCGGCGGTCACCGCCGGTCAGGCGAAGCTGCGACAGTCGATCTTCGACGAGATCAAGGCCCGTACCCAGGAGACCGATCTGTCGGTGCCACGCCGCCGGGGGGACTGGTGGTACTACGGCCGGATGGTGGAGGGCGAGCAGTACGGCCTGCACTGCCGGGTGCCGGCCGGTGGGCAGGACTGGACCCCACCGGTGATCGACCCGAACGATCCGCCGGCGCAGGAGCAGATCCTGCTGGACGAGAACGCCGAGGCCGACGGGCATGCCTTCTACTCCCTGGGGGCGGCGACGGTGAGCGACGACGGCAACCTGCTGGCCTATGCCGTCGACCATGCGGGCAACGAGAAGTTCACCCTCAAGGTGCGTGACCTGCGGACCGGTGACGAACTCGCCGACGAGATCCCGAACACCTTCTACGGACCGGTCTGGGCACCGGATGCCTCGGCGATCTTCTACCTGGTGGTGGACGATTCCTGGCGCCCGTACCAGGTGCGCAGACATCTGCTCGGGACCGCCGCCGAGGCCGACCAGGTGATCTGGACCGAGGACGACACGACCATGTGGACCGGCATCGACCGCTCGGCCGATCACCGGACCTTGATCATCGGCATCGGCAATTCCGAGGTGAGCGAGAACCAGCTGCTCGACCTCACCGACCCCGCAGCCGAACCGCAGGTGGTGCTCGGTCGCGACGCCGGGGTGCTGTACAGCGTCGAACCGGTCGACATCGACTCCCAGCGCTGGTTGATCATCACCCATGACTCCGACGGCGCCCGGAACTCGATGGTCTCGATCCTGGCGGCCGAGGAGATCTCCCTCCCGCGTGCCGAACAGGTCTGGCGTACCGTCGTACCGCATGACGACCGGGTACGCATCACCTCGGCCGTCCCGGCCGCCGGGCAGTTGTTCGTCGGCCTGCGGCGCGACACCGTTCCCACCATCGGATATGTGCCCCTGACCGAGATCACCGCCGGTGAGGTGACCTTGCAGACCCCGGAGTTCGAGGCCGAACTGCATTCGGTCGAGCTGATCGCCGCGGATCTGCAGGCGCCGCTCGTCCGGCTGGTCTACGAGACCTATCTGACCCCGGCACGGGTCTACGATTTCGTACCCGACTCCGCAGAACTCCTGTTGCGCAAGGAGAACCCGGTACGCGGTGGATACGATCCGCAGGCCTATCGCGCCGAGCGGGAGTGGGCGAGTGCCGCCGACGGTACGCAGATCCCGCTGACGGTGATCCGGCGTGCCGATCTGAGTCCGGACAACGGGCCGCACCCGAGCATCGTCTACGGTTACGGCAGCTACGAGATCTCGATGGACCCCGGCTTCAGCATCTCCCGGCTGAGTCTGCTCGACCGTGGTGTCGTCTATGTCATCGCCCATGTCCGCGGTGGTGGGGAGCTCGGGCGCGGCTGGTACGTCGAGGGCAAGAAGCTGGCGAAGATCAACTCCTTCACCGACTTCGTCGACTCCACCCGGTACCTGATCGATGCCGGCTGGGCCGATCGGTCCAGGATCGGCGCCATGGGCGGTTCGGCGGGCGGCCTGCTGATGGGCGCGGTGGCCAACCTCGCCCCGGAGCTCTATGCGGTGATCGTCGCCCAGGTCCCGTTCGTCGACGCGTTGACCTCGATCCTCGACCCGGACCTGCCGTTGTCGGCGCTGGAGTGGGAGGAGTGGGGAAACCCGATCACCGACCCCGCGGTCTATGCCGCGATGAAGGCCTACACCCCCTACGAGAACATCCGGGCGGTCGACTACCCCCGGATCGCCGCGGTCACCAGCCTGGACGACACCCGGGTGCTCTTCGTCGAACCGGCCAAGTGGGTGCAGCGGCTGCGGGAGGTGAGCACCGGCACCGAGCCCATCGTGTTCAAGATCGAGATGGACGGCGGACACGGTGGTGGTTCCGGTCGCTACAAGGGATGGGAAGAGGTCGCCTGGGACTACGCCTTCCTGCTCGACGGCATCGGCATCACCGAATGA
- a CDS encoding tetratricopeptide repeat protein: protein MSSSSFGGAMDLSALKAKAQAPQSTGAQAGGGSFVVDITQVNFQQVLGESVRYPVVVEFWSPRAEGTAELSRTLADLANSSGGRFLLGRVDVDTEGQIAQALGVQAVPTVVAVLGGQLAPLFQGAQPADQVRAVIDQVLQTAVANGIVGTAPSQGAEAESDEGAEPPADPRFEAADAALAAGDYAAAEAEYAKLLAETPNDPEARAGKAQVGLLARTVGAGIDPQAVIATAEAAPADVEAQLAAADAEIVGGDAAAGFGRLVGVVRRTAGDDRERVRQRLLELFEVVDPKDPAVLKARRDLMTALF from the coding sequence ATGAGTTCTTCCAGTTTTGGTGGCGCCATGGACCTTTCGGCCCTGAAGGCCAAGGCGCAGGCCCCGCAGTCCACCGGCGCACAGGCCGGTGGCGGCAGTTTCGTCGTCGACATCACCCAGGTGAACTTCCAGCAGGTGCTGGGGGAGTCGGTCAGGTATCCGGTGGTGGTCGAGTTCTGGTCACCGAGGGCGGAGGGCACGGCGGAGTTGAGCCGTACCCTGGCCGACCTGGCGAACTCCTCCGGTGGCAGGTTCCTGCTCGGGCGGGTCGATGTCGACACCGAGGGCCAGATCGCCCAGGCGCTCGGGGTGCAGGCCGTGCCGACGGTGGTGGCGGTCCTCGGTGGGCAGTTGGCCCCGCTGTTCCAAGGTGCCCAACCCGCCGACCAGGTGCGGGCGGTGATCGATCAGGTGCTGCAGACCGCGGTGGCCAACGGGATCGTCGGCACCGCACCGTCCCAGGGCGCCGAAGCCGAGTCCGACGAGGGTGCAGAGCCCCCGGCCGATCCACGTTTCGAGGCCGCCGACGCTGCCCTGGCCGCCGGTGACTACGCCGCCGCCGAGGCCGAGTACGCCAAGCTGTTGGCCGAGACCCCGAACGATCCCGAGGCCAGGGCAGGTAAGGCCCAGGTCGGCCTGCTCGCCCGCACGGTCGGCGCCGGCATCGATCCGCAGGCGGTGATCGCGACGGCCGAGGCCGCGCCCGCAGATGTCGAGGCCCAGCTGGCCGCCGCGGACGCCGAGATCGTCGGCGGTGACGCGGCGGCCGGGTTCGGCCGGTTGGTCGGGGTCGTGCGGCGTACCGCCGGGGATGACCGCGAGCGGGTCCGGCAGCGGCTGCTGGAACTGTTCGAGGTGGTGGACCCGAAGGATCCGGCGGTTCTGAAGGCCCGGCGAGACCTGATGACGGCACTGTTCTGA
- the pgm gene encoding phosphoglucomutase (alpha-D-glucose-1,6-bisphosphate-dependent), which produces MAHERAGQPAQSSDLIDVDAVLAAYHEIVPDPTNPDQQVVFGTSGHRGSSLDGAFNDLHIAATTQAIVEYRASQGITGPVYLGKDTHALSLPAWRTATEVLIGNDIAVRAEREDEYTPTPALSRAIVVHNADPANAGAPADGIVVTPSHNPPRDGGFKYNPPHGGPADTDATKAIAARANALLADPAAIRRVTYAVAEPQVERFDYLSLYIDGLAEAIDLDAIRRSGLRMGADPMGGASVHYWQAIAERLQLDITVTNDTVDPAWSFMTLDTDGKIRMDPSSPDAMASLLANRTAYDLSTGNDADSDRHGIVTPDAGLMNPNAYLAVAIGYLYTHRSGWPQGIGVGKTLVSSSMIDRVVADLGLNLVEVPVGFKWFVPGLSDGTLGFGGEESAGASFLTRDGRTWTTDKDGILLCLLAAEILAVTQKTPSQLYSELTHRFGEPAYSRIDASADREQKARLAALSPADVTATELAGEPITAVLTKAPGNDAPIGGIKVTTENAWFAARPSGTEDKYKIYAESMRGPEHLAQVQAAAQDVVSRALGD; this is translated from the coding sequence ATGGCACACGAGCGGGCCGGTCAACCGGCGCAGTCCTCCGACCTGATCGACGTCGACGCGGTGCTGGCCGCGTACCACGAGATCGTCCCGGATCCGACGAATCCGGACCAGCAGGTGGTCTTCGGCACCTCCGGTCACCGGGGCTCCAGTCTGGACGGCGCCTTCAACGATCTGCACATCGCCGCCACCACCCAGGCCATCGTCGAGTACCGGGCCTCGCAGGGGATCACCGGCCCGGTGTACCTGGGCAAGGACACCCACGCACTGTCCCTGCCCGCCTGGCGTACCGCCACCGAAGTGCTGATCGGCAACGACATCGCGGTCCGCGCCGAGCGCGAGGACGAGTACACCCCCACCCCGGCCCTGTCCCGAGCGATCGTGGTGCACAACGCCGACCCCGCCAATGCCGGTGCACCCGCCGACGGGATCGTCGTCACCCCCTCGCACAACCCGCCCCGCGACGGCGGGTTCAAATACAACCCACCGCACGGCGGGCCCGCCGACACCGATGCGACCAAGGCCATCGCGGCCCGGGCCAACGCACTGCTCGCTGACCCGGCGGCCATCCGGAGGGTCACCTACGCCGTGGCCGAGCCGCAGGTCGAGCGCTTCGACTACCTGAGCCTGTACATCGACGGACTCGCCGAGGCGATCGACCTCGACGCGATCCGCAGGTCGGGACTGCGGATGGGGGCCGATCCGATGGGCGGTGCCAGTGTGCACTACTGGCAGGCGATCGCCGAGCGTCTGCAGCTCGACATCACCGTCACCAATGACACCGTGGACCCGGCCTGGTCGTTCATGACCCTGGACACCGACGGCAAGATCCGGATGGATCCCTCCTCCCCCGACGCGATGGCCTCCCTGCTGGCCAACCGCACGGCCTACGACCTGTCCACCGGCAACGACGCCGACTCCGACCGGCACGGGATCGTCACCCCCGATGCCGGGCTGATGAACCCCAATGCCTACCTGGCCGTCGCCATCGGCTACCTGTACACCCACCGCAGCGGATGGCCGCAGGGCATCGGAGTCGGCAAGACCCTGGTCTCGTCGTCGATGATCGACCGGGTCGTCGCCGATCTCGGCCTGAATCTGGTGGAGGTGCCGGTCGGCTTCAAGTGGTTCGTTCCCGGTCTCAGCGACGGAACTCTCGGCTTCGGCGGGGAGGAATCGGCCGGAGCCTCCTTCCTCACCCGCGACGGCCGGACCTGGACCACCGACAAGGACGGGATCCTGCTCTGCCTGCTGGCCGCGGAGATCCTGGCCGTCACCCAGAAGACCCCGTCGCAGCTGTACTCGGAGTTGACTCACCGATTCGGGGAGCCCGCCTACTCCCGGATCGACGCCTCAGCCGACCGGGAGCAGAAGGCGCGGCTGGCAGCCCTCTCCCCGGCCGATGTCACCGCCACCGAACTGGCCGGCGAGCCGATCACCGCGGTGCTGACCAAGGCACCCGGCAACGATGCCCCGATCGGCGGGATCAAGGTCACCACCGAGAACGCCTGGTTCGCCGCCCGGCCCTCCGGCACCGAGGACAAGTACAAGATCTACGCCGAGTCGATGCGCGGCCCGGAACATCTGGCGCAGGTGCAGGCCGCCGCCCAGGACGTGGTGTCGCGGGCGCTGGGTGATTGA